CGGAAAAACCGGCCTTTTTCAAGGACTGGCGCAGCTTTTCGCCCCAGAGGTTATTGACGATCGCGTTTGTTACAATCAGGATCTTGTTTCCCCGCACCGTTCCGGCCAATCGCTCGCCGGCTTGGGACAGCAACCCGGCGCCGATTTCGATGGGATAGGCGCGATCGCCTAGACCCACCTCCACCCGAGTGATCGCCTCCGCGACCGTCGTCGTCATTGCTTCCTTTGACCTCGTTGCTGCTTTCGTTGTCTTTGCTTCATTCGTTGTCGTTGCTTCCGTCTTGGCTCCCGTCATTATTCGCCTCCTCCCTCAGCGCCTTCTTCGGCAAAGGTCCAGACCTCTCCCCGTTCCTCATTCCGGCCGCGCAGGTAGGAGAGGATAACCTCGACGATCTCAGTGACAGTCCGGCGGGAGGTGTCCACCGTCATGTCGGCGCAGACATAGTAGGGCGCCCGCCTCGCCATCATTTCCTGGATATCGTCGACACGGATGTCCTTTTTGATCAGCGGCCGGTGACCGCGGCGGGCGACCCTCGACCAGATCACCTCCGGTGTCGCCTCCAAACCGATGAGCACGCCATTTGATCGCAGGGCCGCCACATTTTCCGGTCTAAGCACAATCCCGCCGCCTGTCGCCACGACGACCCCTTCCATGGCAGCCACTTTCCGCGCCATCAGCGTTTCCTCAGAGCGAAAGCGCACCTCGCCGTAGAGGTCGAAGATCTGGGCGATGGTGAGCCCAGTCACCTGTTCCACTTCCGCGTCTGTGTCCACATACCGGTAACCCAAACGGGCGGCTAGGCGTCGGCCCACGGTGGACTTGCCTGTTCCCATAAAGCCGACGAGCACGATATTCTGTTTCCGCTGCCAATCGCTTTTTTCTTCAACATACATATGTCTTTCCATCCTCGGCGCCTCCATCTCAACCCCTCAGAAGCGCAGGGCCTGTTCCCGCATGGCGGCAACGCGCGCCTTCACCTGCTCAATCGTATCGCCGCCTGTCGTTTCGAGCAGGCTGTCGGCGATGACAAGAGCCAGGATGGCTTCGGCGACGACAGCAGCCGCCGGAACGGCGCAGGCGTCGGAGCGCTCCACCGAGGCGGCCACAGGCGAACGGCTGTCGATATCGACCGTCATCAAGGGCTTGTACAGGGTGGGGATGGGCTTCATGGCGATGCGGATGACAACAGGGGCGCCGTTGCTGATGCCGCCCTCGATCCCGCCGGCGCGGTTCGTGTTCCGCCCATAGCCCTTTTCCGGGACGTAGTGAATTTCGTCGTGGACCTGCGAACCGGGGCGCAGCGCCGCTTCA
The Heliomicrobium undosum DNA segment above includes these coding regions:
- a CDS encoding shikimate kinase; protein product: MERHMYVEEKSDWQRKQNIVLVGFMGTGKSTVGRRLAARLGYRYVDTDAEVEQVTGLTIAQIFDLYGEVRFRSEETLMARKVAAMEGVVVATGGGIVLRPENVAALRSNGVLIGLEATPEVIWSRVARRGHRPLIKKDIRVDDIQEMMARRAPYYVCADMTVDTSRRTVTEIVEVILSYLRGRNEERGEVWTFAEEGAEGGGE